The DNA segment GCGCAAGGCCGCCAGGTCGACGTGCTGGTTGTGGCCGAACGGGCGCGCCTTGCCCAGCTCCAGGGTGAAGGCCTGTGCATCGAGTTTGTCGCGGGTGTAGGCACTGAACACGTTGGAGGGTTTGTGCTGCAGCAGCGCCGCGCGAATGCCGGCGGCGCGCAGGCAGGCCAGTTCGTGGCGCGAAACAGGGCGGTCTTGTTTCCATGGGCACAGGGCAAACTGTTCGATTGCCGAGCCACGGATCGCGGTGTGCAGGTCGTAGTGCAGACGGTAGCGATCGGCCAGGCTAAAGAAACTGCTGGCCAGTCGTTCAAGCTCACAGGCGCGCAGCGCTTCGAGGCCGCCGCTATGTTCGTGCTGGCCGTTGAACAGCCGGTTGAGGTCATGCTCGATATAACGCACCCCACGGCGCATGGCCTCAGGGTTGCCGAGCAGAAACAGAATACGTGCCCGTGGCACAAGCTGGCCTCGGGCAATACCGCGAATCAGCTCGTCGAGCAGCTCGATCGGCGCGGTTTCGTTGCCATGGATACCCGCCGACAGCAGCAGGTCCAGACCATTGTCGCGGCTCTGGGCGGGCCGCACTTCAAGCGCGCCCTCGCCCAGCCAGCGCATGCGCACGCCGCCGACGGTCAGTTGAGTCTTCTCCGCCGGTTCACGGCCGGCCAGGGTCAGGTCAAGCAGTTTACCGAGGGCGAGCATAGACGACTCCCTGTCTTAGTGGTTGCAGTCCGGACCGTGGACGTGACCGTCTTGCTCATCCAGATCGGCCGGCTCCATTTCCAGTTGCAGGCTAACCAGGTTGGTCGCCAATGGACGCAGCAACAGGTTGGCGTATTCAGTATCGCCCTCTTCCACATCGACACCGATCAGCAACTGGCCACGGCCGTCATGCTGGATCCATATTTCCTTGCCTTGCCAGACCACCGCCAGGCGGGTGCTGGACACGCTGCTGGTATTGCCATCGGCATCTTCAAGGATCAACTGCAGGGCGTCGCTCATGTTCGGGTGCTCCAGGCTTGAGTTAAAAAGCGCGTCAGATTTGTTGAAACGGATAAACGGCGCCCAGTTTAAGGATTTGCGTCAGCTCATCCAATGCCGTGCGACATTCAATCAGCAATTGCGGGTCGGCCAGATCGCGTTCGTGCATTCGGTCGCGGTAGTGCTTGGCGACCCAGTCGGTCAGCACGCTATACAAGCTGTCACTGAGGATAACCGCTGGATTGATCGCCGCCAGTTCCTGCGCGGTCAACACCACCCGCAGGCGCAGGCAGGCCGGCCCACCACCATTGCGCATGCTCTGCTTGAGGTCGAAGGCGCGCACCTGGCGGATCGGGCCACCCTGGCTCAACAGCGCCTGCAAGTAATTCCACACCCGTGGGTTGGCCTGGCACTCCTGGGGGACGATCAGCAACATGCTGCCGTCGTCACACGTGAGCAACTGGCTGTTGAACAGGTAAGAGCGTACCGCATCCTCGACACCGACTTCAGCACGCGGCACGCAGATCGCCTGCAGGTGACCGCCGACCCGAGCGAGCTTGTCCTGCAACTCGCGCAGCACGGTCTTGCTGTGTAAAAAGGCATCTTCATGGTGGAACAGGACTTCGCCATTGCCCACCGCAATCACGTCGTTATGAAACACGCCCTGATCGATCACCGCCGGGTTCTGTTGGCCAAAAACCACCTGGCTGGCGTTCAGGCCATGCAGGCGCGCCACGGCGCTGGAGGCTTCGAGGGTCTGGCGGGCCGGGTACTTTTGCGGTGCCGGGTAGCGGGTGTCGAAGGCGCTGCGGCCATACACGAAAAACTCGATGCCAGGCTGGCCATGGTCACGGCACAGGCGAGTATGGTTGGCCGCGCCTTCATCGCCGAACTGCGCCACCGCTGGCAATGCCGCATGGTGGGCGAAATACCGGGGGTCAGCGAACATCGCTTGCAGCACCCGGCTGGTGGTCGGGTGTTCAATGCTGCGATGGTATTTGCAGTTGAGGTTGGCAACGGTGAAATGCACCCGGCCATCATGGGTGTCGGCACTGGGGCTGACGGTGGCGGCGTTGGCCACCCACATGCTCGACGCCGAACAGCTGGCCGCCAGCAGCGGCATGTCCTGACGCGCCGCCTTCTCGA comes from the Pseudomonas sp. StFLB209 genome and includes:
- the astB gene encoding N-succinylarginine dihydrolase; amino-acid sequence: MKTREVNFDGLVGPTHNYGGLSYGNVASQSNSQLNSNPREAALQGLAKMKALMDLGFTQGLIAPQERPDVDSLRRLGFSGSDAQVIEKAARQDMPLLAASCSASSMWVANAATVSPSADTHDGRVHFTVANLNCKYHRSIEHPTTSRVLQAMFADPRYFAHHAALPAVAQFGDEGAANHTRLCRDHGQPGIEFFVYGRSAFDTRYPAPQKYPARQTLEASSAVARLHGLNASQVVFGQQNPAVIDQGVFHNDVIAVGNGEVLFHHEDAFLHSKTVLRELQDKLARVGGHLQAICVPRAEVGVEDAVRSYLFNSQLLTCDDGSMLLIVPQECQANPRVWNYLQALLSQGGPIRQVRAFDLKQSMRNGGGPACLRLRVVLTAQELAAINPAVILSDSLYSVLTDWVAKHYRDRMHERDLADPQLLIECRTALDELTQILKLGAVYPFQQI
- a CDS encoding topoisomerase II; this encodes MSDALQLILEDADGNTSSVSSTRLAVVWQGKEIWIQHDGRGQLLIGVDVEEGDTEYANLLLRPLATNLVSLQLEMEPADLDEQDGHVHGPDCNH
- the astE gene encoding succinylglutamate desuccinylase; the encoded protein is MLALGKLLDLTLAGREPAEKTQLTVGGVRMRWLGEGALEVRPAQSRDNGLDLLLSAGIHGNETAPIELLDELIRGIARGQLVPRARILFLLGNPEAMRRGVRYIEHDLNRLFNGQHEHSGGLEALRACELERLASSFFSLADRYRLHYDLHTAIRGSAIEQFALCPWKQDRPVSRHELACLRAAGIRAALLQHKPSNVFSAYTRDKLDAQAFTLELGKARPFGHNQHVDLAALRQRLIQIIEGNEPQTEEDHLDGLQLFSVAQEIIKHSDAFILHLACEVENFTELDKGYLLAQDGNTRWVIEQPGTRIIFPNPKVANGLRAGILIVPVGEEALQG